One genomic segment of Actinoplanes ianthinogenes includes these proteins:
- a CDS encoding inorganic diphosphatase gives MDFDVLVEIPKGQRNKYEVDHKTGRIRLDRTLFTATQYPADYGYIEGTLGQDGDPLDALVLIQEPTFPGCLVRARAIGMYRMTDEKGRDDKVLCVPYEDPRQEHLRDIHHLGEFDRMEIQHFFTVYKDLEPGKSVEGATWVGRVEAEAEIKASFARAQAAEAEGEH, from the coding sequence GGTTGAGATCCCCAAGGGGCAGCGCAACAAGTACGAGGTGGACCACAAGACCGGGCGAATCCGCCTGGACCGGACCCTCTTCACCGCGACACAGTATCCCGCCGACTACGGCTACATCGAGGGCACCCTGGGCCAGGACGGCGACCCGCTGGACGCCCTGGTACTGATCCAGGAGCCGACCTTCCCCGGCTGCCTGGTCCGGGCCCGCGCCATCGGCATGTACCGGATGACCGACGAGAAGGGCCGCGACGACAAGGTCCTCTGCGTGCCCTACGAGGACCCGCGCCAGGAGCACCTGCGGGACATCCACCACCTGGGCGAGTTCGACCGGATGGAGATCCAGCACTTCTTCACGGTCTACAAGGACCTGGAGCCGGGCAAGTCGGTCGAGGGCGCGACCTGGGTCGGCCGGGTCGAGGCCGAGGCCGAGATCAAGGCGTCCTTCGCCCGGGCCCAGGCCGCCGAGGCCGAGGGAGAGCACTGA
- the eccD gene encoding type VII secretion integral membrane protein EccD, with protein sequence MDTGLARVTISAPRRRVDVTLPEHVPLAELLPEVLQHAGEDLADAGEQHGGWVLRRSGGDTLEVGRGLHPQGVRDGEVLHLRPAHEEWPELEYDDVVEAVADGARRRGGIWSPAATRNTALVVAGVLLTAGLAAVCRAADGGTGLGLAVLLVLAATAASRAFGAGPAAVLFGGYAMPYAFAGGALLAGPADPGGALLTGSVALLLAAAASGAGAAVGTRLFVAGATVGTLGAAAVFIGPAVLLAVLVCGLPVLPALAIHLGRLPRPPAGGPEGAALEAIRRRPDRAAVLAALDRTDELLTGLLFGHAVLVAGAAVALARMDTLAARILLGAGALAVLLRARLFRARRQRLPLLAGGLAAAVALGVDLLGAAGPRALPGAAAGCVLLALAAVAVPARPPSRGPARAADVLDVLATVSVIPVACAVAGLYRAVSGIAF encoded by the coding sequence GTGGATACCGGTCTGGCCCGTGTCACCATCAGCGCGCCGCGACGCCGGGTGGACGTGACGCTGCCCGAGCACGTGCCGCTGGCCGAGCTGCTGCCCGAGGTGCTCCAGCACGCCGGCGAGGACCTCGCCGACGCGGGCGAGCAGCACGGCGGCTGGGTGCTGCGGCGGTCCGGCGGCGACACCCTGGAGGTCGGCCGGGGACTGCACCCGCAAGGGGTGCGCGACGGCGAGGTGCTGCACCTGCGCCCGGCGCACGAGGAGTGGCCCGAGCTGGAGTACGACGACGTGGTCGAGGCGGTGGCCGACGGCGCCCGGCGGCGCGGCGGGATCTGGAGCCCGGCGGCCACCCGCAACACCGCCCTGGTCGTGGCCGGTGTGCTGCTCACCGCGGGTCTGGCCGCCGTGTGCCGTGCCGCCGACGGCGGGACCGGGCTCGGCCTGGCCGTCCTGCTGGTGCTGGCTGCCACGGCGGCGTCCCGGGCGTTCGGCGCGGGCCCGGCCGCGGTGCTGTTCGGCGGTTACGCGATGCCCTACGCGTTCGCCGGCGGCGCGCTGCTGGCCGGTCCGGCCGATCCGGGTGGCGCGCTGCTGACCGGCTCGGTGGCGCTGCTGCTCGCGGCGGCCGCCAGCGGGGCCGGGGCAGCCGTGGGCACCAGGCTGTTCGTCGCCGGCGCGACGGTCGGGACGCTCGGCGCGGCGGCCGTGTTCATCGGTCCGGCCGTCCTGCTCGCGGTGCTGGTCTGCGGGCTGCCGGTGCTCCCGGCGCTCGCCATCCACCTGGGCCGGCTGCCGAGACCGCCGGCCGGTGGCCCGGAGGGCGCGGCGCTGGAGGCGATCCGGCGCCGGCCGGACCGGGCCGCGGTGCTGGCCGCGCTGGACCGGACCGACGAGCTGCTGACCGGTTTGCTGTTCGGGCACGCGGTGCTGGTGGCCGGTGCCGCCGTGGCACTGGCCCGGATGGACACCCTCGCGGCCCGGATCCTGCTCGGGGCCGGCGCGCTCGCGGTGCTGCTGCGCGCCCGGCTGTTCCGGGCCCGGCGGCAGCGGCTGCCGCTGCTCGCGGGCGGGCTGGCCGCCGCGGTGGCGCTCGGCGTGGACCTGCTCGGCGCGGCCGGCCCGCGGGCGCTGCCCGGGGCCGCGGCCGGGTGCGTGCTGCTCGCCCTGGCCGCGGTGGCCGTGCCGGCCCGCCCGCCGTCGCGAGGGCCGGCCCGGGCCGCCGACGTGCTGGACGTGCTGGCCACCGTCTCGGTCATCCCGGTCGCCTGCGCGGTGGCCGGGCTCTACCGAGCGGTCAGCGGCATCGCGTTCTGA
- the eccCa gene encoding type VII secretion protein EccCa: MGTVVIRRAERRPAPEIPAGELPVEAPPEVPAPAGGRWQQALMVLPMLGGTVAMAMMMGQGRAGAYSYVIGGLFGISSIAMLATSFGAATGPRRAELSAARRAYLRHLAELRRRVRDTAHRQRIGLLYRHPDPARLWSTVASHRVWERRPDDPDFGVVRVGLGPQTLATPLLPPETRPLPELEPDTAGALRRFLDAYSVVPDLPVALALRGFARVHLRGGEPARALVRAALVQLAVFHAPDDLLVAVCAGPARRPEWEWVKWLPHALHPRRGDALGPLRLVAGDAAELDRLLGDVLGGRPRFLPGAVPGPGPHVVIVRDGAEPLPGDDGLDGVTVLDLDAPPPRLLDRATLVIEVDPAGALLTTTRDVEAEAGRTDGLPVSTAEAIARRLTPLRLATTADPDGTPAPAEAAGFTELLGIGDPESFVPARGWRPRAPRDRLRVPIGRTAEGLPVELDLKEPAQDGMGPHGLLIGATGSGKSELLRTLVLALAGTHSSESLNFVLIDFKGGATFASLDRLPHTAALITNLQDELPLVDRMADALDGELIRRQELLRRAGNYAGLPDYERAREAGAALPPLPSLFVVCDEFAEMLQQKPEFIDLFLQIGRLGRSLGVHLLLASQRLEEGRLRGLDTHLSYRIGLKTFSGMESRAVLGVPDAAELPSAPGHAYLKSGAGPLVRFRASYVSGPLHRAGVSPGEVPGRVAPYTTRAVAAPAPVALPEPSPDDPTLLSVLVDRLAGQGPPAHQVWLPPLDAAATLDDLLGPPALLAERGLSCANPALHGALQVPVALVDKPREQLRDVLWLHLGGAAGHVAVIGGTLSGKSAALRALICGLALTHTPAEAQVYCLDFGGGSLGGLRELPHVGGVFGRLEAEGVRRTVGELATLLAERERAGERQAGADVFLVVDGWATVRTDFEELEPVLTDLATRGLSYGIHLVAAASRWMDFRPAVRDLFGSRVELRLGDPADSSVGRRAAAAVPERQPGRGVTEDPAAPGRFLHLLTARPEVRSLGDTAGLVKAVATAWSGPVAPRVRLLPPIVPWAEIAGAGEGLRLPIGIAEADLRPVTVDFATDPHFLLLGDAECGKSSFLRALAMSVTGRFAPEQARIILVDYRRSLVDLPETEHRIGYGMQTQPTLDLLQSVAGYMRNRLPGPDVTAKQLRERSWWTGPELFVLVDDYDLVVAGPVNPLTPLLEFLPQARDIGLHLVLTRRAGGAGRALYEPVLQRLRELSAPALVMSGPPEEGALIGTVRPETMPPGRGRLITRRDGIRLIQLGFPESGPMTDSACD, encoded by the coding sequence ATGGGCACCGTGGTGATCCGGCGGGCCGAGCGGCGCCCAGCGCCCGAGATTCCGGCCGGCGAGCTGCCGGTCGAGGCGCCGCCCGAGGTGCCGGCGCCGGCCGGTGGGCGGTGGCAGCAGGCGCTGATGGTGCTGCCGATGCTGGGCGGCACCGTGGCCATGGCGATGATGATGGGGCAGGGGCGTGCCGGGGCGTACTCGTACGTGATCGGCGGTCTGTTCGGCATCTCCTCGATCGCCATGCTGGCCACCTCGTTCGGCGCGGCCACCGGCCCGCGCCGGGCCGAGCTGTCCGCCGCCCGCCGGGCCTACCTGCGACATCTGGCCGAGTTGCGCCGCCGGGTCCGGGACACCGCGCACCGGCAGCGGATCGGGCTGCTCTATCGGCATCCCGACCCGGCCCGGCTCTGGTCCACGGTGGCCAGCCACCGGGTCTGGGAGCGCCGGCCGGACGACCCGGACTTCGGCGTGGTCCGGGTCGGGCTCGGGCCGCAGACCCTGGCCACCCCGCTGCTGCCGCCGGAGACCCGCCCGCTGCCCGAGCTGGAGCCGGACACCGCCGGAGCGCTGCGCCGCTTCCTGGACGCCTACTCGGTGGTGCCGGATCTGCCGGTGGCCCTGGCGCTGCGCGGGTTCGCCCGGGTGCACCTGCGCGGCGGCGAGCCGGCCCGGGCACTGGTCCGGGCCGCGCTCGTGCAGCTCGCCGTCTTCCACGCGCCGGACGACCTGCTGGTCGCGGTCTGCGCCGGGCCGGCGCGGCGGCCCGAGTGGGAGTGGGTGAAGTGGCTGCCGCACGCGCTGCACCCGCGGCGCGGCGACGCGCTCGGCCCGCTCCGGCTGGTGGCCGGCGACGCCGCCGAGCTGGACCGGCTGCTCGGCGACGTGCTCGGCGGCCGCCCCCGGTTCCTGCCCGGCGCCGTGCCCGGCCCGGGTCCGCACGTGGTGATCGTCCGGGACGGCGCCGAGCCGCTCCCCGGCGACGACGGCCTGGACGGGGTCACCGTGCTGGACCTGGACGCCCCGCCGCCGCGGCTGCTCGACCGGGCCACGCTGGTCATCGAGGTTGACCCGGCCGGTGCGCTGCTGACCACCACGCGTGACGTCGAGGCCGAGGCCGGCCGGACGGACGGGCTGCCGGTCAGCACCGCCGAGGCGATCGCCCGGCGGCTGACCCCGCTGCGCCTGGCCACGACGGCCGATCCGGACGGGACCCCGGCGCCGGCCGAGGCCGCCGGCTTCACCGAGCTGCTCGGCATCGGCGACCCGGAAAGCTTCGTCCCGGCCCGGGGCTGGCGGCCGCGGGCACCCCGGGACCGGCTGCGGGTGCCGATCGGGCGGACCGCCGAGGGGTTGCCGGTCGAGCTCGACCTCAAGGAGCCGGCGCAGGACGGGATGGGCCCGCACGGGCTGCTGATCGGCGCCACCGGCTCCGGCAAGTCGGAGCTGCTGCGCACCCTGGTCCTGGCGCTGGCCGGCACGCACTCCTCGGAGTCGCTGAACTTCGTACTGATCGACTTCAAGGGCGGGGCGACGTTCGCCTCGCTGGACCGGTTGCCGCACACCGCGGCGCTGATCACCAACCTCCAGGACGAGCTGCCGCTGGTCGACCGGATGGCGGACGCGCTGGACGGCGAGCTGATCCGGCGGCAGGAGCTGCTGCGCAGGGCGGGCAACTACGCCGGGCTGCCGGACTACGAGCGGGCCCGGGAGGCGGGCGCGGCGCTGCCGCCGCTGCCGTCGCTCTTCGTGGTCTGCGACGAGTTCGCCGAGATGCTCCAGCAGAAACCCGAGTTCATCGACCTGTTCCTCCAGATCGGGCGGCTCGGGCGGTCGCTCGGCGTGCACCTGCTGCTGGCCAGTCAGCGCCTGGAGGAGGGACGGCTGCGCGGGCTGGACACCCATCTGTCGTACCGGATCGGGTTGAAGACGTTCAGCGGGATGGAGTCGCGGGCGGTGCTCGGGGTGCCGGACGCGGCCGAGCTGCCGAGCGCGCCCGGGCACGCCTATCTGAAGTCCGGCGCCGGGCCGCTGGTCCGGTTCCGCGCGTCGTACGTCTCGGGCCCGCTGCACCGGGCCGGAGTCTCGCCCGGGGAGGTGCCGGGGCGGGTGGCGCCGTACACCACCCGGGCCGTGGCGGCGCCCGCCCCGGTCGCCCTGCCGGAGCCCTCGCCGGACGATCCGACCCTGCTCAGCGTGCTGGTCGACCGGCTGGCCGGGCAGGGCCCGCCGGCCCACCAGGTCTGGCTGCCGCCGCTGGACGCCGCCGCCACCCTGGACGACCTGCTCGGCCCGCCCGCACTGCTCGCCGAGCGCGGGCTGAGCTGCGCCAACCCGGCGCTGCACGGTGCATTGCAGGTGCCGGTCGCGCTGGTGGACAAGCCGCGAGAGCAGCTCCGGGACGTGTTGTGGCTGCACCTGGGCGGGGCGGCCGGGCACGTGGCGGTGATCGGCGGCACCCTCAGCGGCAAGTCGGCGGCGCTGCGGGCGCTGATCTGCGGGCTGGCGCTGACCCACACGCCGGCCGAGGCGCAGGTGTACTGCCTGGACTTCGGGGGCGGGTCGCTGGGCGGGCTGCGGGAGCTGCCGCACGTCGGTGGCGTGTTCGGGCGGCTGGAGGCGGAGGGCGTCCGCCGGACCGTGGGCGAGCTGGCGACCCTGCTCGCCGAGCGGGAACGAGCCGGCGAACGGCAGGCCGGCGCCGACGTCTTCCTGGTGGTCGACGGCTGGGCCACGGTACGCACCGACTTCGAGGAGCTGGAGCCGGTGCTCACCGACCTGGCCACCCGCGGCCTCTCGTACGGCATCCACCTGGTGGCCGCCGCCTCCCGCTGGATGGACTTCCGGCCGGCGGTCCGGGACCTGTTCGGGTCCCGGGTGGAGTTGCGGCTGGGCGACCCGGCGGACTCGTCTGTCGGCCGCCGGGCAGCCGCCGCGGTCCCGGAACGCCAGCCCGGACGCGGGGTGACCGAGGATCCGGCGGCGCCGGGCCGGTTCCTGCACCTGCTCACCGCGCGCCCCGAGGTCCGCTCATTGGGCGACACCGCCGGGCTGGTCAAGGCGGTGGCCACGGCCTGGTCCGGGCCGGTCGCGCCGCGCGTACGGCTGCTGCCGCCGATCGTGCCGTGGGCCGAGATCGCCGGTGCCGGAGAGGGGTTGCGCCTGCCGATCGGCATCGCCGAGGCGGACCTGCGGCCGGTGACCGTCGACTTCGCCACCGACCCGCACTTCCTGCTGCTCGGCGACGCCGAGTGCGGCAAGTCGTCGTTCCTGCGCGCCCTCGCGATGTCGGTGACCGGGCGGTTCGCCCCGGAGCAGGCCCGGATCATCCTGGTCGACTACCGGCGCAGCCTGGTGGACCTGCCGGAGACCGAGCACCGGATCGGCTACGGCATGCAGACCCAGCCCACCCTGGACCTGCTCCAGTCGGTCGCCGGGTACATGCGCAACCGCCTGCCCGGCCCGGACGTCACCGCGAAACAGCTGCGCGAGCGCTCCTGGTGGACCGGGCCGGAGCTGTTCGTCCTGGTCGACGACTACGACCTGGTGGTGGCCGGGCCGGTCAACCCGCTGACCCCGCTGCTCGAGTTCCTGCCGCAGGCCCGGGACATCGGCCTGCACCTGGTGCTCACCCGGCGGGCCGGCGGCGCGGGCCGGGCCCTCTACGAGCCGGTGCTCCAGCGGCTCCGGGAACTCTCCGCGCCGGCTCTGGTGATGTCCGGTCCACCCGAGGAGGGCGCGCTGATCGGGACCGTCCGGCCGGAGACGATGCCACCGGGGCGTGGTCGCCTGATCACTCGTCGTGATGGAATTCGGCTGATTCAGCTGGGCTTCCCGGAATCCGGGCCGATGACAGACTCCGCGTGCGATTAG
- the mycP gene encoding type VII secretion-associated serine protease mycosin yields the protein MLAGVLALAPAAGPALAEPGVTDEMFEPITDPAAGADTVRADEWQLQTLDLADAWTYADGSGITVAVIDSGVDARHPDLAGQVLPGLDLVDSKGHGDTDAVGHGTTVSGIIAGRGDDSIGVVGIAPKAKILPVRVLDADNRYDDALIVAKGLRWAVDHGARVVNLSLGGSANSPALAAALDYAFAKDVVVVACTGNVSASSSARGVWYPAREPGVLAVAGVERNGTDLWTGSITGKETVITAPATELVGAKPGGYWRVQGTSFAAPMVSGTAALIRSRWPDMPAGEVVNRIIKTAKDRGAPGRDDVFGFGLIDPTGALTADVPAVTTNPLDTTPPPGVARFGSAPASGEAQSAPSDAAQRPDTADPGTNAGGWAAPATAEPPGPHRGRWIAIALFALSLLAGAFTIRRFANTAG from the coding sequence GTGCTGGCCGGCGTCCTCGCGCTGGCGCCGGCCGCCGGCCCGGCGCTGGCCGAGCCCGGCGTGACCGACGAGATGTTCGAGCCGATCACCGACCCCGCCGCCGGGGCGGACACGGTCCGCGCCGACGAGTGGCAGTTGCAGACCCTCGACCTGGCCGACGCGTGGACCTATGCGGACGGCAGCGGGATCACCGTCGCGGTGATCGACTCCGGGGTCGACGCGCGCCACCCCGACCTGGCCGGCCAGGTGCTGCCCGGGCTGGACCTGGTGGACAGCAAGGGCCACGGCGACACCGACGCGGTCGGCCACGGCACCACGGTGTCCGGGATCATCGCCGGCCGCGGTGACGACAGCATCGGCGTGGTGGGCATCGCGCCGAAAGCCAAGATCCTCCCGGTCCGGGTGCTGGACGCGGACAATCGTTACGACGACGCCCTGATCGTGGCGAAAGGGTTGCGCTGGGCCGTCGACCACGGCGCCCGAGTGGTCAACCTCTCACTCGGCGGCAGCGCGAACAGCCCGGCTCTGGCCGCCGCCCTGGACTACGCGTTCGCCAAGGACGTCGTGGTGGTCGCCTGCACCGGCAACGTCAGCGCGTCCTCCAGCGCCCGCGGGGTGTGGTACCCGGCTCGTGAGCCCGGCGTGCTCGCGGTCGCCGGCGTGGAGCGCAACGGCACCGACCTCTGGACCGGCTCGATCACCGGCAAGGAAACCGTGATCACCGCGCCCGCCACCGAGCTGGTCGGCGCGAAACCGGGCGGCTACTGGCGAGTGCAGGGCACCAGCTTCGCCGCCCCGATGGTCTCCGGCACCGCCGCGCTGATCCGCTCCCGCTGGCCGGACATGCCGGCCGGCGAGGTGGTCAACCGGATCATCAAGACCGCCAAGGACCGCGGCGCACCCGGCCGTGACGACGTCTTCGGCTTCGGCCTGATCGACCCGACCGGCGCGCTCACCGCCGACGTGCCCGCCGTGACCACCAATCCGCTGGACACCACCCCGCCGCCCGGCGTGGCCCGGTTCGGCAGCGCGCCGGCCTCGGGCGAGGCCCAGTCCGCCCCGAGCGACGCCGCCCAGCGCCCGGACACCGCCGATCCCGGCACCAACGCCGGTGGCTGGGCCGCGCCCGCCACCGCCGAGCCGCCCGGCCCGCATCGCGGCCGTTGGATCGCCATCGCCCTGTTCGCGCTCTCGTTGCTGGCCGGCGCCTTCACCATCCGCCGCTTCGCCAACACCGCCGGCTGA